The window AGAGAGGCAAAGAAGAGACTATCAGAGAGGTGGAAAATGACACACAAGTCTCAAGAGCTGCAAGGCATCAGCAGGAGCAGTACGCTGGCTGAAATGCTTGCCATCCCTGACATGAAATTGAAGGCTTCTAATTCGGACAGCATGGCTAGTGGGGAAGGTTTCCATGATAAATGTACTCCCAATAGTCAACCTGCTAAGTGGGTTGAACCATTGGGTATCAGCAGCAGGGATGGTTGGAAGGACGGATGCATTGGTAGTTTGTCGCGGTCAAAATCCCTTCCGTCTTCATCTACTGCCTTTGGAAGTCCTAGAAGATTCTTGCGCACTGAAGCACTTCTTGATGAGCGATTTATGGTGCCAAAGGATGCTCACAGACGTGAGAGGAGAAGATCTGGTCACAAGAAGTCTAGGTCTTTGCATTCATCAATTCAGAATAAGATGAAAATCAGTCTCAAAGATTCACCCAAGCTTGAGGTTCTAGCTAGTGAATCTTCATCTGAGATTGTAAGACATGCAGTTGCTGATGTTGATAACGATGTGACAAATGGAAGTAAAGTTTGGTCTGAACCTTCTACTAAGGTGCTTCCTGAATCATCTTCTCACCTTTTGATAAAAGACAACAGTAGTGCAGACCTAGACAATTCAAAACAGCAGGTAAAGTTTCTAACATTTTCTATTGTTATACTGATAATGCTGTGGCCACCTTTCTTAAGTTTACTGAACAATTTACTCGCAGTATCCATTAGATCAATGATTTGTTTCTTGATGTTAATCTTATATCACATGAAGCCAATTAACCATTTTATTCACTTGTCATggcattcctttttttttttttatctcttttgtcTGCTTCAGCCTTACATGGCTTCCTATTCTTAGTTCTTTCACCAGCTGACGTCATACGAATGTTTTAGAAAATGGAAATTGTTAATACAGAACTGAGTTCATTTTGCtgctattaatattaatattttacagAACTGTTTAAATGCAGTAGTAGATGCATTCCTAAAGAGGATAGTTCTATTTTCTCATAATCTAATATGCTGGCCTGTAATTAATGAATTGCATAAAAGTTTCCAAGCTTCATTGTGTGTTTTCTTACTTGATATGTTGTAATGTTTCAGGATCTATCAGCTTGTTCATCTTGTGGAAGTTCAGTCCTCCCTGAACCTCCCGTTCCTGTTCCTGGACTTGAAGCTTCTTGCTGTAAAGATGCTGATCAGCCCAGTCCTGTCTCAGTCCTGGAGCCTTCGTTTACAGATGATGCGTCATCTTGTTCTGATAATTTTGAAAGTCTGAATAATGACCTACAAGGTAACTGAACAtagcatttattttaattattttgcaatgTCAATGTTGTTTAATCTGCATCCTATGTCTGGATCcatatttgttttcctttagTTACTCAatcttttatttccttcattttgaaattctcagTGCTGAGCTACTGGGTATCTGAGACTgacatttattttgattatcctGCTATGTTAATGTTGTGTGTAGTTCCTTTATTAGTCAGTCCTTTGAATCAGACTGTTTTGAAACTTGCTGCTTACATAAATTATCTTATTGAAGCTTAACTgatgaaatgatgttttaaggGCCGATCAGTTTTCTCCTGATCATTTGAGTTTGTCTGAGACTCCTGCCTTTTTCCCGTTTCTTTGTTCTAACGAACCTTCTATTGTTGATAGGGCTGCGAATGCAACTCCAGTTGCTGAAGTTGGAATCTGATGAATATGTGGAGGGGCCCATGATAGTAAGTGATGAAGATGGTGGGGAAGGATCTACTGGAATGTTAGAGGACAAAGGATTGCGTAGGACTGAAGATAGCTGGGAGTGTTCCTACATTATTGATGTCTTGTCTGAATCTGGCATTGATGGAGCTCAGCCAGATACAATTTCGGAACTTTGGCATTCCCTAGAATGCCCTGTGAGTCTATCTGTTTTTGATGAGCTTGAAAAGAGGTATGGTGATTGGACTACTTGCTCAAGGTCTCAAAGGAGATTGCTTTTTGACCGTATTAATTTGGGAATTGTCAAGATCAATGAGCAATGCACTCATGCACTACCATGGGTGGGTCCAGTGACCAAAAATGTTATTGGTTCTAATTTGATCGAGAATGGGTTCCGAGATGGCCTTCTGAGGATGTTAGTGAGCGACGgaaaagtgaaggatgatgctCTGGGGAAGGTGCTAGTTATGGAATCAGAGTGGTTGGACTTGAGAGATGACATTGATGTCATAGGCAGGGAAGTTGAGAGATTGTTGTTAGATGATTTAGTGGCAGAGATAATCGGTGCTTAGAAATTTTGTACCCGAGATCATATTAGCTCTttagatagtttttttttccagcttttttttgttcctttctttcttttattttttcttcggTGAAATTAGATAGTTTCCCAGTTATGTAAATCGAATAGGACAATGTCATCAAAAGATGAATAAAGAGGTCATAATCTTTcgggcaattttttttttctactcagCGATTTAGTTAAGATAAAATTTCACTTGATTTCTTTATTGTTTTTCCCCCATATTTTTAcctattaaaattttagtttatatacaGTATATCAACCCCTGCAGGGTCGGCTTAATGGTGGAACTAGAGAAGTATACATGAGGTCATGAATCGAATTCAGTGTTGCTAttgtaaaaaaacatatatatatatcgtatATCATTACATTGTATATCTTTTACTTTACCATAAGTTAATGTTATATAGATTAAGAAACATTCAAGTAATGTCAAGAAAGGGATATCAAGAATACTTCATTAAATTACAGGTAacatgaaattaatttgtaccaatctattttttctcatagtttaaatatcatttagtccattatattttagtgttattttatttgggtatattaagttttaaaaattttattttgattctttatctttttaaaagttttattttgattctttatgttttcaaaagttttattttgattatttcttttaatttttattagtaaacaTTAGTGTAAcgttaactttaaattttaaaataattaatttaaaataatgatagttaaaaaccgtaattatctttttaaactGTCAATCATCTATTTTTCTAACTTTTGTCatctttttttaca of the Glycine max cultivar Williams 82 chromosome 13, Glycine_max_v4.0, whole genome shotgun sequence genome contains:
- the LOC100794819 gene encoding uncharacterized protein isoform X2: MVKIMIIRTGIYATFFLILTCGVVGNKEVHRQRQPLNLSPDPGSSSGGVAYKDSFSSKFGWRSSKQLFGTPIKKLLAEEMSPKAESKRRSPGVIARLMGLDGLPFQQPINKQHKALSENQQKTAQLERTRGKGVPYDGQSSRRSSKDHQEFKDVFEVSEIPKVESHRYPSQGCADLMTTDAEISFIEQKFMDAKRLATHQDLQSSKDFCDTLEVLDSNKDLLLKYFKRPDSLFKKHLNDLQAAPVQSHYGYVKPMDIEKYEHDFNLRSDWEKTRSNYNRSSHEKHHDGYPCHFDKRHVMHSSPKSSKLQFKAKYEQKAVTSQIVLLKPNLGKVQNGTRIVSSPCSSHNFLAGCENDTELCQATNLPESARSWRQDSFESREIAKEVTRQMKISLNNGSMKLSTSRIRGYAGDDSSCSVSGNESPEESEETTATLGNSIDLNNRSRRSSRSSESSVSREAKKRLSERWKMTHKSQELQGISRSSTLAEMLAIPDMKLKASNSDSMASGEGFHDKCTPNSQPAKWVEPLGISSRDGWKDGCIGSLSRSKSLPSSSTAFGSPRRFLRTEALLDERFMVPKDAHRRERRRSGHKKSRSLHSSIQNKMKISLKDSPKLEVLASESSSEIVRHAVADVDNDVTNGSKVWSEPSTKVLPESSSHLLIKDNSSADLDNSKQQDLSACSSCGSSVLPEPPVPVPGLEASCCKDADQPSPVSVLEPSFTDDASSCSDNFESLNNDLQGLRMQLQLLKLESDEYVEGPMIVSDEDGGEGSTGMLEDKGLRRTEDSWECSYIIDVLSESGIDGAQPDTISELWHSLECPVSLSVFDELEKRYGDWTTCSRSQRRLLFDRINLGIVKINEQCTHALPWVGPVTKNVIGSNLIENGFRDGLLRMLVSDGKVKDDALGKVLVMESEWLDLRDDIDVIGREVERLLLDDLVAEIIGA
- the LOC100794819 gene encoding uncharacterized protein isoform X3, giving the protein MSPKAESKRRSPGVIARLMGLDGLPFQQPINKQHKALSENQQKTAQLERTRGKGVPYDGQSSRRSSKDHQEFKDVFEVSEIPKVESHRYPSQGCADLMTTDAEISFIEQKFMDAKRLATHQDLQSSKDFCDTLEVLDSNKDLLLKYFKRPDSLFKKHLNDLQAAPVQSHYGYVKPMDIEKYEHDFNLRSDWEKTRSNYNRSSHEKHHDGYPCHFDKRHVMHSSPKSSKLQFKAKYEQKAVTSQIVLLKPNLGKVQNGTRIVSSPCSSHNFLAGCENDTELCQATNLPESARSWRQDSFESREIAKEVTRQMKISLNNGSMKLSTSRIRGYAGDDSSCSVSGNESPEESEETTATLGNSIDLNNRSRRSSRSSESSVSREAKKRLSERWKMTHKSQELQGISRSSTLAEMLAIPDMKLKASNSDSMASGEGFHDKCTPNSQPAKWVEPLGISSRDGWKDGCIGSLSRSKSLPSSSTAFGSPRRFLRTEALLDERFMVPKDAHRRERRRSGHKKSRSLHSSIQNKMKISLKDSPKLEVLASESSSEIVRHAVADVDNDVTNGSKVWSEPSTKVLPESSSHLLIKDNSSADLDNSKQQDLSACSSCGSSVLPEPPVPVPGLEASCCKDADQPSPVSVLEPSFTDDASSCSDNFESLNNDLQGLRMQLQLLKLESDEYVEGPMIVSDEDGGEGSTGMLEDKGLRRTEDSWECSYIIDVLSESGIDGAQPDTISELWHSLECPVSLSVFDELEKRYGDWTTCSRSQRRLLFDRINLGIVKINEQCTHALPWVGPVTKNVIGSNLIENGFRDGLLRMLVSDGKVKDDALGKVLVMESEWLDLRDDIDVIGREVERLLLDDLVAEIIGA
- the LOC100794819 gene encoding uncharacterized protein isoform X1; translation: MDKSRHSKSNAAPSSTHQPQPPLPQGNKEVHRQRQPLNLSPDPGSSSGGVAYKDSFSSKFGWRSSKQLFGTPIKKLLAEEMSPKAESKRRSPGVIARLMGLDGLPFQQPINKQHKALSENQQKTAQLERTRGKGVPYDGQSSRRSSKDHQEFKDVFEVSEIPKVESHRYPSQGCADLMTTDAEISFIEQKFMDAKRLATHQDLQSSKDFCDTLEVLDSNKDLLLKYFKRPDSLFKKHLNDLQAAPVQSHYGYVKPMDIEKYEHDFNLRSDWEKTRSNYNRSSHEKHHDGYPCHFDKRHVMHSSPKSSKLQFKAKYEQKAVTSQIVLLKPNLGKVQNGTRIVSSPCSSHNFLAGCENDTELCQATNLPESARSWRQDSFESREIAKEVTRQMKISLNNGSMKLSTSRIRGYAGDDSSCSVSGNESPEESEETTATLGNSIDLNNRSRRSSRSSESSVSREAKKRLSERWKMTHKSQELQGISRSSTLAEMLAIPDMKLKASNSDSMASGEGFHDKCTPNSQPAKWVEPLGISSRDGWKDGCIGSLSRSKSLPSSSTAFGSPRRFLRTEALLDERFMVPKDAHRRERRRSGHKKSRSLHSSIQNKMKISLKDSPKLEVLASESSSEIVRHAVADVDNDVTNGSKVWSEPSTKVLPESSSHLLIKDNSSADLDNSKQQDLSACSSCGSSVLPEPPVPVPGLEASCCKDADQPSPVSVLEPSFTDDASSCSDNFESLNNDLQGLRMQLQLLKLESDEYVEGPMIVSDEDGGEGSTGMLEDKGLRRTEDSWECSYIIDVLSESGIDGAQPDTISELWHSLECPVSLSVFDELEKRYGDWTTCSRSQRRLLFDRINLGIVKINEQCTHALPWVGPVTKNVIGSNLIENGFRDGLLRMLVSDGKVKDDALGKVLVMESEWLDLRDDIDVIGREVERLLLDDLVAEIIGA